The genomic window GCAGGCTGCTGCGCTCAGATTTGGCAAGATAATCCACCAATATTTTTTTCGCCTGTTCTTGTAAAAGCCGGCAAAGTTCCTGGGCTTCGTCCGCGGAAATTTCACCTTCAAAAACCGGCGGATATGAAGGCGGGAGCGCCCGTTTTGGCAGGCTGCCCCCGCAATTTCCTTCCAGTTCAAGCTTGAGGGTGCTTTTATTCTTGTTCGTTATCCTCAGTTTCATCGATGGGATTGGTTTCCTCAACTGGACTGGCTTTTTCACGCACTTTATTTTCTATCTCTTCAAGGATTTCGGGATTATCCCGCAGAAATTGTTTGGATTTTTCCGTGCCCTGTCCCAGTTTGGTATCCTGGTAGGCAAACCAGGAGCCGCTTTTTTTCACAACTTCCTGTTCCACGGCCATGTCCAAAATGATGTCCAGGTTCGAGATTCCCTCGCCAAAAATGATGGGGAAAACCACGGTTTTAAAGGGCGGGGCAAGCTTGTTTTTCACAATCTTGACGCGGGTTTTGGCGCCAATAACTTCCGCCTCCGCTCCGGTGGATTTGAGGGCTCCGGCAAAGCGAACTTCCATGCGGATTGTGGAATAAAATTTCAACGCCACGCCACCAGCGGTGGTTTCAGGGTTCATGTAGGCGGTGACCCCAATTCTCATGCGGGTTTGATTGATGAAAATCACGGCTGTATTGGATTTTGAGACAATGGCGGTCAATTTGCGCAGGGCCTGGCTCATCAAACGAGCTTGCAGACCAACATGGCTGTCGCCCATTTCACCTTCAATTTCCTGGCGCGGAACCAATGCCGCAACGCTATCAATCACAATGAGATCCACTGCCGAACTGCGCACCAGGGTTTCGCAAACTTCCAGGGCTTGCTCGCCGCCATCGGGCTGGGAAAGCAGCAATTCATCAATTTCCACGCCCAACCTTTTGGCGTAAGACGTGTCCAGAGCATGTTCAGCATCGATGAAAGCCACCACACCGCCCAATTTTTGAGCTTCCGCGGCAATATGCAGTGCCAGGGTGGTTTTGCCACTGGCTTCGGCGCCGTAAATTTCGATGATGCGGCCTCGCGGAACGCCGCCAATTCCCAAAGCTATATCCAGATTGAATGCCCCGGTGGGAATGGTATCCACTTTTTGTTGGGCTTTTTCACCCAAGCGCATAACAGTACCTTCGCCGAATTTCTTTTCCAGTTGCGAAATTGCGGTTTTCAGGGCTGCGTCTTTGTTTTTGTCCTGCATTGTATTTTCCTTTTTTATCTTAATTCAAAACTTTCCAAAGCATGATAGATGGGGCCATCGCTACGCAACACGCTGCGAAACAAGGTCACCCGGTTATAGAGATGGAAACCGGTTTCCAATTCCATCGTCAAAATATCCCTCTGCAATGAGGCTGGGAGCGGTTTTTTTACGCGTCCCAGGGTTATGTGCGCTTTGAGCGGTTTCGCGTCAGGCTCAAAACCGGCGTGACGTATCTTTCCCAAAAGCTTTTTATGCCAGGCTGAAAGAGAGCCATCCTTATCCGCCAAAGTGGCCCAAACCAAACGCGGAGCCTTGTAAGGAAAAAGCTCCAAACCTTTGAGCGCCAGGGAGAAAGCCTCCGCTTTGGCACAGATTTCAGAGAGAGCTTCGCTGATTTCTCCGAGTCTGTTCACGTCCACATCTCCCAAAAAAAGCAGGGTCAGATGCAGGTTTTCGTCTTTCACCCAGTTCACACCAGGATGTGGCCTCAGCCGGCGCAAAACCTCCACCAGCGAACTTTGTGGCTGCTCTGGCGTTTCCAGTGCGATGAAGCTGCGATATTCCACGTTAGCGCTTGTAACCGATGTCGCGCAGGAATTTTTTACGGTTTGTGATATCGGTATCCAGTTCGATACCCTGGGGCGAATTTCCGTCGATGACGCCCAAAATTCCACTTCCCTGCTCGGTTTTGGCCAAGATTACCTGAACTTGATTTGCGGTGGCGCAGAAAATATTAACCA from Candidatus Cloacimonadota bacterium includes these protein-coding regions:
- the recA gene encoding recombinase RecA — encoded protein: MQDKNKDAALKTAISQLEKKFGEGTVMRLGEKAQQKVDTIPTGAFNLDIALGIGGVPRGRIIEIYGAEASGKTTLALHIAAEAQKLGGVVAFIDAEHALDTSYAKRLGVEIDELLLSQPDGGEQALEVCETLVRSSAVDLIVIDSVAALVPRQEIEGEMGDSHVGLQARLMSQALRKLTAIVSKSNTAVIFINQTRMRIGVTAYMNPETTAGGVALKFYSTIRMEVRFAGALKSTGAEAEVIGAKTRVKIVKNKLAPPFKTVVFPIIFGEGISNLDIILDMAVEQEVVKKSGSWFAYQDTKLGQGTEKSKQFLRDNPEILEEIENKVREKASPVEETNPIDETEDNEQE
- the thpR gene encoding RNA 2',3'-cyclic phosphodiesterase, which produces MEYRSFIALETPEQPQSSLVEVLRRLRPHPGVNWVKDENLHLTLLFLGDVDVNRLGEISEALSEICAKAEAFSLALKGLELFPYKAPRLVWATLADKDGSLSAWHKKLLGKIRHAGFEPDAKPLKAHITLGRVKKPLPASLQRDILTMELETGFHLYNRVTLFRSVLRSDGPIYHALESFELR